In Legionella israelensis, the genomic window ACGTGGCTTAATCTTACCACAACAGGTCATTTTGACCGAGAAAGTCGGGATTTTGGTCGTTTTAAGTATTGGTTAGAAGGCCAAGAACGCGTGGGCGAAAACAGTAGTCGCTTTTCACAAACTCTGGGACGCATAGGGCTTGGATATACTATTTCAGACAATATAAGCTTTTGGCTTGGATATGCTTGGATATACACTGGTGAGCCTTTTACTACCCAACCATTTCATGAAAACCGAGTTTGGGAACAACTTCTATGGAGCACATCAATCAAGCGCTTTACGTTCATCAGCAGAACGCGCATGGAGCAACGTTTCCTGGCTAATGGCACTAAAACAGCCTATCGTGCCAGACAACTTGTCAAGCTTATAAAACCATTAGAAATCGCTCCTAATTATAGCATTGTAAGCTCGGATGAAATCTTTTGGCATAAAAATAATTTTATTGGCAGAAATGGGCAAGGTTTTGATCAGAATCGATTTTTTATTGGATTTGCTTACCAATTTTCCCCTGTTCTTTCAACAGAAGTTGGCTATATGAACCAATATATTCGACGTTTTGGTGCGCCTAATTTTCTCACCAATATTCTGTCAGTAAATTTTTTCATAAACCTTTAGAGTTCGTTTAACTCTTCACTTCTAAAATGAATCGTTG contains:
- a CDS encoding DUF2490 domain-containing protein codes for the protein MSFFISKSYSDTVHDFQTWLNLTTTGHFDRESRDFGRFKYWLEGQERVGENSSRFSQTLGRIGLGYTISDNISFWLGYAWIYTGEPFTTQPFHENRVWEQLLWSTSIKRFTFISRTRMEQRFLANGTKTAYRARQLVKLIKPLEIAPNYSIVSSDEIFWHKNNFIGRNGQGFDQNRFFIGFAYQFSPVLSTEVGYMNQYIRRFGAPNFLTNILSVNFFINL